DNA from Macrobrachium rosenbergii isolate ZJJX-2024 chromosome 21, ASM4041242v1, whole genome shotgun sequence:
TTGAGGACGGCTTCCCTGTCAACCCTTGGCCCCTGGGTTACCCGGCTAAGGCTTTAATACTGAAAAAGGGTACACGACTCAGCTACTACTTCATGCGAGTCCTTGAGGGCACCATGAGATTCCATTCTGATACCATTTGAAATTCTTTGGTTCCGAACTCAGGACTCGAGTTGCGCCTTGATCTACAAATTGAACTAAACCAAAATCATTACTGGAGGAACTCCTTTGCTATCCCGGGGAAGGAGCTTAGGTTCTTGCATGGACCTCTTCCCAGCCTATGCTGGGAACCTAGTGACCCAGACCGACTAAAGGTCGTTTCTCTCCTGAGCTTCTCACAGaacccaaaatatatatacacatacatacctgtatatatatatatatatataaaattatatatatatatatatatatatatatatatatatatatatatatatatatatatatatatatatatatatatatatatatatatatatatatatgtatattatgttatatatatattgcatttttgcATCAAGTGCCTCCACTTTTCAAGCTGCCAAACAGAACTTAACATTGTGAAGCTCAGCTAGTACATAGATCTAAAACTAAATTCAGGGACAACTAGGAAAACAtaggtaaaaatacaaagaatattacTTTGTAAAACTTAATTACAGAGAgctggagaatgaaacagagagagaataaaagttgcAACGCTAAGTCTTGTGGCCCGCAAATCTTAAAGTATTcatcagaagaaaaagaataaattgaaaagtaaaaagttaTAATTCGAAGATGATCATTTCTGTATCTATTCAAGAGAGGTGAAAGTTGTTCCTTCACTAATCGGATTCTGCGTTTAATAGCAGGTTGTTTGCCAAAGTGAATCAGTTTCCAGTAAGGATACATTAATATTGAGACTTCGACACAAAGGTAATCAGACAGTATTAAGTAATTctaatatttcaaaaacattcttttatacattatataatattgtgtatatgtataatatatatgtgtattatatttttattatatatatatgtatgtataatttatataatatatatgtgtgtgtgtaaaatttacaaaataacagaCTTGATTTCCTCTCTAATCAGCTATGCAGGTGCTTAAAGTGAGCGCACGCTGGCGATAAACAaaggttaacttttctttttcagaccTACTTTTTCTTTTGCCGAATAAAACCAAATGCCCCATTGTCTTACAGCGTTTGGGAATTTctttgaaccttttttttttctatggaagGTGTTACATttttaacagtctctctctctctctctctctctctctctctctctctctctctctctctctctctctctctctctctctctcaaatgcagcTGGGAGGAAAGATGTTTGGAAGTATGAGCAAATttctaattaaataaaatattcattcaaataaTCTTATAGATAGTATTTATAAGGAAAATCGTGTTATTATAAATCGCTTTAATGGTCAAAGTAGAGAATAGGCAAAACTCTAACCAGAGAAGAATTAGAAAACGGAATAATACATGAAGTCAGAGAGGATTTTTATAGAGGAATTTGAAATAAAGTATAATAATTGAACAAAAGGGAAATACAAGGATACgataagaaaaaaagttcagTTAGCAGCTGTGAAGGAAGTCAATATGGAGAGTAAACGGAATTCAGTCGAAATTAAAAGGTATTCAAAACGAAGAGTTGTATTCAAATTAGTCTTCATGACATTTTATTATACCTTAGGCCGTTGGTGACGTCAGCACGCGTCACATGGTGAACTGTCATGCCACGCCGACTCTCTTTCAGTGTCTTAAGAGTTGAATGGCTGAAAACTGCCTAAGTGCCTGGTTTTACTGCCCAAATTTCATAGTTAGcatttaattatacatttaattatacatttaagaaattaaaaatgcctTTGTAAGGGAGACCTTAACCAGCCGACCACAGGAATTTGTTACTTCACTCTATTGTATATTCGGGTCGTGGAACTCGAGACAATGATTCcagtattttacttttcattttttacttaattatatattttagatgcGATTTGTGTCCTCTTTGAATGCTTTTTAGCAGTGCGATGAACTGTCTTGAATTCACGGCATCGAAACCATGTGGAGACCGATCGTACCAAATCATACTTaattccttttaataatttaatgattTGGTAATTTTGATGCCCACGATGACCGTCCAGCAACGGctacaatgataaataaaagctTATTAAGTTAAGGTTCATAAGATAgttatacagaatttttttattatcttacagCTACCAATTGTACTCGGGGTCTTCTGAGGAAGAACAATAGCTATCTATCTGTATAACCTTATGACTGCTTAAGAATCGTGAGGCTAATGCTCTCTGCATATTGtgtattctacagtatatatactgcataatatatatatactgtacacatatataatatatatatatatatatatatatatatatatatatatatatatatatatatatatgtatgtatacatatgtatatactgtatattaatcgTTCAAAGTCTTAATTCTAAGGAATGATTTAGCCATCCTTTCTTTTTTGAATATATGGTAAAGTTATCAAACAAGATGGTCTTCATCGCAGGTAAACGTTACTTTGAGTGTATTTATCATATTAGACTTGAGAAAGCATCGAAAGAGTTGTTGCTAACAGTAAAAATCTACTTAATTTTACAATTACTCCAATGAATCACAAGATCGCCAGAGATCTGTTCAACTAAAAGCGCATCTCTCATGCTTCTCGACTCTGCATCCTCctaaacaaagagaaaacaaaaatagacctgaaaaaaagttttcctttaaaccGCTTTTCAAAAGTCAAATGATTTGcgtgaaagtgaaaagaaagtcaAATCGGCTTTCGAGAGGAATTCTTCCCTCGCGAGTTTCAGCGATCCCATTGAAACAGACGCTCTCTATTTTACACTTTGCTGAGCTAGTGTCTTCTTTCGCCCTTTATAAGGCGCCCGCCCTCGCCTCTCCACGTCCACTTCATCTTGTGTGTTTCAGAGAGATAGAAGAGGTCCAGGGAACCTAACTGGGAGAAGTTGAAGTCTTCAGACGAATAGGTCTCTGCAACAGATTTTGATAACTTTTTCCAGAGTCGTTTTATCAGCTACGTTTCCTAGCAAGTGAGTTCCCGTATTTCACCCTTTGAAATCAAAAGGTGCGATTGCGCAGCTTTATGCACCCAAGCAATCATTCCGGCCATATCAACATGAGCAAAATGAAGAAAGCATTCAGCCTTATATCGGCTACGATTTGTACCAAATTGCCATATTTAGCATTTTGGAATTAGGAGTTAGAATATCAGAACGTCAGGCATTTTCCACGATTCCTGATCCTCGTATCGTACGCATAAGGCAGAAAATATTATGGGTCCTAATCTGTAGAAAACACCGTAAGTACCTCACATATAGCTAAGCGTTTGGTGTGTGGACAAATCATACTAGACCATATTTCAGTCATCTAAAAAACACCTCATTGAATAACATATGCGGGTGTATGCTGATGATTCCGTAAATTTAAGGACATTATAAACCTCATTTGCCTCAATTTTTAGTCCTGATTGAGAGGTACGTCTTCAATATTTGTTTCGTTTGTCCCTTAAAATGCTTGGAAAGGGAATTAatagtttttcaatattttgttagaGAAATATgtgttaaaaacaaatataaaatgacttAAAGATTGTTAATAATTCATTCGTGTATTTGGTGAAAATCATTGTAGAAGCAGCTGTAAGTAGCTCAGTGATTCAGTTCACCTGGCTGTTGTAAGTGACTTCCAGCCAATCCTTATTATCGCAGGGATTGCTGAAGTCATCCCGATTCTCGTAATCTAGGATATTTCCCCTTATTTATGGGATGAAACCGGGTAGAGGACGTGAGACCACATCGTCATACTtagaagttatttatatttttctttgagttagaaaagtggaaataaattatAGAATGATGACGAAAGTGACATAGAAAAACATAccttatacttatatatgcatgtgtatatatgtacttgtactttgtatatttgtatagtcATCTATCTTAGTTGTGAAAGTGTCGGTGGCTTTGAATTTTAATCTATCAACAGGATGTTTCAGATGCTagtgtatatatagaaaatgagaGCCGTGAACATCATTGCAAAACTCTCATGGAATTTAATGTCATCTCTTATTGGAAAATAAGACATTAATTggtcccctatatatatatatatatatatatatatatatatatatatatatatatatatatatatacatatggtaatAATAGgtctgtgtctgtctctgtgtatgtgtgaattcgtttgtgtgtgtatgtacacgcaCGATGGATCttaatatcataaaatttcattacagACACGTAGCACaaattttttctgataaatagtaaaaaaaaaaaatcgtctagTAAATAAACGAAATTCGCTCACCATTAGTGTCCCAATTTAGGTGCACAAAATCACTGAAGAAGGCAAGACAAAATAACTCATCCTTCTCTGAACTCGTTCCAGCATGAAATGGAACACAGCCGCCCTTGCAGTGGCCCTTGTGGCCTCGCCCGTCGCAGCGTCGTTGGAGGAGTCTGTAGGAGTTGGGCAAAGGGCCCACTCCAGGGTGGAGAGAGACTATAGTTATGGAGGAGGATCAGAAGGTAAGGGCGCTTCGGTCTGTATCgagagtaaattaaaaaaataagattattatctGCTTTAACTTGAATACCATCAAGTATTTCATTCGTTTGGTGAGCAACACACCAAATGAGTATGTTAATAGAAAATACGTGATTGGGTGTTCATTCATTTATGAGTGATTTCATTGGaagattggttgattgattgacagctatatttatttgtttaatcttttatttatttaggctaTGGAGGAGCAGACCTCAGCAGCTACGGTGGAAcaggcagtggaggaggaggaggatatggaGGTAAAGTTATGTTCATCATCTTAATATGCttcatgataatttatttatgtgcatatataaatacttcgACCTTCTTGCCAATGCTAAGGAAAAAAACAGCTAATTATCTGCCCTTTTTCAACATCTGTAATTCAAGTGTGATCTGAGTGATAATTACCCGCTCTCATTCTAAACCTGCAGTTATTACAACTTGTCACTCACGAAAGTTTTCCAATGAAAAGCTGTACTGAGTAGCccaaaaattatcatttcttCAGCGTaaggttaaatatttataatgttatatttaaaaaacaaatttaaatatattctttaattaaataaactcatactcataattttttaacaaggctaaaaatatgttattttcactataagaaaccaaaattttataatttatttgctagaaaaccaaaattttatcattcttgaACTTCAGGCCAAAAAACTAATAAGATcttcaatatataaacaaaacctttgtattttatatcataaaagaaGCCAAAAATCGACCATTCCTTCAATTTAAGGCcaaaaattgattatttattcaaaatcaaaaACTAGAAatctaaaattacttttaaaaaagttataattCCTTCTGTACAAGGCccaaaatttaaacttttcaaaaacaTCTACGCCGAAAATGGGCATAACTTATATAAGAAACTCGTCATATTTCTCAGTGTCCATATCTGGTGGCGGTAACGGcattggaggaggtggctacGGCGGAAGCAGCAACGGTGCCACAAGATACGGCGGAGGTGGATACAGTGGTGGAGGAGGTGTGGGTGGGGGCCACCCAGTGGTAATTGTGCACCAGACCAAAGGTGGTGGTGGCGGGGGATACGGCAGTGGTGGGGGTGGCTACGGCAGTGGTGGGGGAGGAGGACACGGCAAAGGAGCTGGTAAGGCAGCAGCTCTTTGCACAGCCTGCTCCATATTGGCTCCTATCGCGCTCCTAGGCTCCCTGTTACCTCTGCTGGGCTTTGGGTAAGGATGAGGATTTACCCATTTGTAAATTTGATGagaaaagtgttattattattattattattattattattattattattattattattaagaaattcacaatctcgtgaaagatagtttttgtaataaaaatccacgattatacagtaaattgtattactatgtacaagacaaaaaaaaaacttcgaacacctgaacggtgttcctcatcagtgtttacgttaaaatttCGTTCAAGTGTTAGAAagtttttgcttttgtgttttacatagtaatatagtttactatataatagcttattattattattattattattattattattattattattattattattattattattattattattgataaatggcTTTCTTTTAAATCTCATCAGCTTTGTTACCGTGATGACAACAACGACgggaggaaaaaggagaagaagagacaTCAGCTCTGATCTagttaatgaaaaactcaagGAATTCTCTCAGGTGCAAGAGTACGTTCAGGAAAATCTCGACCTTGAAGCCGATATGAATCTGCAGgtaagttttttatatatctagATGACCaggtgtgtgtgaatgtttgtgcgtgtgtgtgagtaggCCTAGTTACTCATATGCAGGCATGAAATACCTGTATTATCAGTAAACAATTGTCTGCACATATATGCTCATAAAGTGTCCAAGTACTTCTTTGAATATAAAACATTATcagtatttaagtttttttaaatactgcCCAGAAATGATGTTATACAGTCATAGAACGGGAAGAAAGGTTACCGTTatattatcttcatcattaatccgaacaagaaagtaaaatagaGCAGATGACAGCTCAAAGGTTTTTGGAAGTAAGCACTGAGCAGTCAGCCTAAGGCTGTTGCCGGGATGTCCTTTGAACCTGTTAGTCTTTCATCTTTTGGCATCGTGATAACCTTGTATTAATCTTTATCCTTTGCTTTCCCCAGGAGGACATAATATCCAAGTACCTGAGTTGTTCCGGTATGATGGATGACGGAAATCATTGCTTAGAGCACCTGGCGTGTTCCCTTAGTGACGTCACGTACAGCCACGTCCCTACAGAGAGGGCAGCCATCAGCGTGTgagtaaaaatgaatttattacttgaaatcaGTTTTCCTGCTTCTTTGCTAATGCTTTTGATGGAATTGATTagtaatttgtttatgtataggTTACATTttcgcttatttatttacttagtatgcTTTTGAATCCATAAAGTCAAGCAAGAAATTTATGTAGACTCACAGATTGGCAAAAGATTTTGATCACAGGAGCGAAATGGTAGGTGCTTGCTCTACTCACCATGAACCGTAGGAGCCCATTGTAGATCATTACCAATAGCAACAAGAATAAAAGTAGAAGCAGTAgtaatataaaagaggaaaaaactacaAGTCATTTCTATCTGTAAATCCCGCAGAATCATGCACACCATCATGGAAAACCATCGAATTGATGACAGGACGAAAGAACGTCTTCTAGAAGCTTCCCAGGTAGGCCTACACCATCCGGGTACCTGTCAGCGATACACCTGCAACACACGAgctctttcttcctcttactcCAGTCCCTTGCAGGTACAGTTCGCTCCACCGAATCTTCCACCTCGAACTCATTTTCATGAGAATGTTACCTACGGTCATCAGGCCCATGTCCCCGTAGAAGCTAGTGAACACGAAATGTACCAGTAAAAAACAGTACCCCCGATACCCTCCACGGACAATCGTATACCCATGACGACATTAATTCTCACTTTGAGAAAGAACGTCCTCACGATCACGTAAAGGGGAGTGGTCAAGTCGTTCCCCATGGCAGCGTTGGTAAACACGAGAGCTATTTCCACTCCTTCAGGAGTGTTACGCCCGTCAAATCCCGACCGAAGAAGACCTCTGCGAAGGGGTCAATGCATAATTGATGGGGTAAAGTAAGAATTGTTGTTGCCAGTTTCTAATTTAGACTAGTTTGTTTATATGTTACCGTGGCAAAGCCAGTGTTTTGtcaagatacatacatacatacatacatacatacatacatacatacatacatacatacatacatacataatcacgcaagcatacacactcacacacacatgttgtTCGCTTTGCCAAAGAATTAgcctaaacatttttattttttatgacaagAATATACTGTAAGTGATACATTATTCTGTGAGATTTTTTAGTTGTTACTCAACACTTGTCCGTTGCTTCTTTCAGTGACATAGAAGGAATTGATTATATTTCTCTAGGGTTAAGAATTCTTAGATACACATCACTCATCGAATTTATGACCTCagtttatagataaataaatgattcctCTCTACGAGATGCTCAAGTCATGATTGTCATTTGCTTCCTTCAGCTGGACAGGTGGTTGCTACCAAGAGTCTTTCAGTTTGGTGTAAATTTAAAATCATGACCAGATTTGCATAATTTTGTTGTCCTTGGGTAAAGTTGAATATCTAAACCCTTTTAAGTCTTGGCCACGGGAAAAATGAATTGACGTGAGATGATATAATCAATATAAGAACTGGTATGGAAAGCTAAGTCATAGAAGGTATCAAGAGGGGATTCCCATTTACAtgtaacaaacaataaaaaaaaaacatgtataattgTAAAGCAGAAAAAGTGATTTCATTTAATGAAGAGAACAGGAATAATATAAGGAATCTTGAATACAGTAGTAAGGAATAGCTTGTAATAATCGGATGGTCCTGAATATCCCAGGTTTCTTCAGCTGAATTTAATGGGTTCGAGATATTTCAAAGAAATCCGAAGCACCGTGTGACGAAAgataatagttctctctctctctctctctctctctctctctctctctctctctctctctctctctctctctctctgggcagacAGGCTAGAAATAATATAAGCCCCGACTTAGTTCAGCGAACACCATAGTAATGATAAAGGGTAATGGACTTCTTTTTCCATAGCTTCATTTCGTCAAAGACATTTGATGCAACGTTGCTCTTAGATTAAGTAAGATCCTTTATGTCCTGTTGAGCTTTGGTGTTCTATCCTCGTCATTACTTACGTACTATTCTATAGATCAATAATAGTAAACGACCATTGACCCTATTACATTACGCAGTAGTATCTTGATCACACTTGAAAAAAGACGTATGGGTGATAAACGTGCAGTGGCTACAAGCTGACAGCCTCGAATTCTGGCGGACTGGAACTCTAAGAAACGGAAAACTGTTGTGGTCCTTAAAGAACTGTATCAAGAGTTTCGTAACGCTTGCCATTCTCGGTTTCAGCTCTTTGAGATCCTTGTTAGGAGATGTTTGTTTTTAGTTGCCATACGGTTTTTATTATTACccttttttatattgctttaatCTCCTGGAAGTTCTTTCAactcattttttcttcagttctagTTTAATTTCGATTGTAGCATTTTACTTGACCAGAATTCATAGTCTTGTATGAAGAATTAAGCCACTTTCTTTCACGTGTACGACATGCTTTTACATCAGGCCGAAATTTTTCTTGTAGGAAAGAAAAGGGATTTTTTGTAGTTCTGATGTAGCTGTCATAAAGTCGTAATCAATTTAGAATAAGGAATACTCTATCTCAATGGTTGGTATTAGCAGAAAAACCCAAATATAAATTTGGTTTCTTGGCTAAATCAAACTATTTTAAAGGTTAGTGTACATTCTTGATTATGTGGTGACAATATTTTCACGAGCTATTCattaatgtatgtaatatatcaAGCCATCATTTATAGATGGTTGAATTGTCAAGATATTTCCCTAAAAGTAGCTTTCTAGTTTAATCGGGCGCATATATCTTTATGAAGGGATTGCTTGTTTATTACTGATCATGTCCTCTTCTCCTTGCAAATAACCAATGCGTTATCTAGACACTACAGAGTTTTGAAATGTATCGTTCGGATAGGGTACCTTAATAATTGGTATTTTTGAGGTATCTGGTAATT
Protein-coding regions in this window:
- the LOC136849398 gene encoding uncharacterized protein, with the protein product MKWNTAALAVALVASPVAASLEESVGVGQRAHSRVERDYSYGGGSEGYGGADLSSYGGTGSGGGGGYGVSISGGGNGIGGGGYGGSSNGATRYGGGGYSGGGGVGGGHPVVIVHQTKGGGGGGYGSGGGGYGSGGGGGHGKGAGKAAALCTACSILAPIALLGSLLPLLGFGFVTVMTTTTGGKRRRRDISSDLVNEKLKEFSQVQEYVQENLDLEADMNLQEDIISKYLSCSGMMDDGNHCLEHLACSLSDVTYSHVPTERAAISVIMHTIMENHRIDDRTKERLLEASQVGLHHPGTCQRYTCNTRALSSSYSSPLQVQFAPPNLPPRTHFHENVTYGHQAHVPVEASEHEMYQ